From the genome of Aggregicoccus sp. 17bor-14:
GGCGCCGCCGCCTCGGCGAGCTTCTCCGGGGCCTTGTCGGCCGGAGCCTTCTCGGCCACGGCCTTCTCGGGCGCGGGCTTCGCCGCGGGCTTGGGCGCCTGCGCCGGGAGCGCGGGCTCGCTGGGGCTGCGGCGCGTGAGCTCGTCGGGGAAGGTGAGCGCGGGCTCCTGCTGCACCTTGTCGAGCGCCTCGGCCTTGGCATCCAGCGCGGAGAGCAGGTCCTGGGCGGCGGCGGTCTGCTTGTTGTCCGCGAGCTTCTTGCCCACCACGACGCCGAGCACGAAGACCGCGCCCATCACCACGATGCCCGCGATGAGCAGGCTCACGATCTGGCGGTTGTCGAGCGAAAGGTCGAACTTTTCCTTCATCCGATGGGCGTCCCGCATGGTCTGGCTTTCTCTCGGGCTCGACGGGCCACGGCGCGTGTTGCGGCCTGTAGCGTCGAGTTGCGGCGGACCGTACGCGCGGTGGCGGGGTCGGTCAAATTAGTGGGCGGCGGTGGGCCCGCGCCGCACCGTGTCCCACGCCCCGCAGCCCGGGCACCGGAACTGGTGCTCGAGCACCTTCTGGCGGCAGGCCGAGCAGCCGAACGCGAGCGCCGGCTGGCCGAGGGTGCCGAGGATCTCCTGGTAGTCCGCGCGCACCTCCTCGCTGCGGTCATACTCGAGCAGCAGCGCGCCGAGCTCCCGGCGGGCCTCCCACAGGCGGGGTGCGCGCTCCACGAGCCGCTTGAGCTGGTCGATGGCCTCGTTCACCTGGCCGCGCTGCCGGGCGAGCAGCGCGAGCGCGAGCGCGAAGGGCTCTCCGGCCTCGCCGCTGCGCTCGCGCAGGAAGCGCTCCACCACGTCCGGCGGTAGGGCCGAGCGGAGCAGCCGCACCGCACGCGGGGCGAGCTCCGGCTCGAGCGTCACCGCGGCCTGCAGCCGCCCCGCCGCCTGGGGCCCCTGCCCCGCCGCGAGCCGGGCCTCGCCCAGGGCGAGCTGCGCGTCCGCGGAGGCCTCGCACAGCGCCACCGCGCGCTCGGCCACGGCGAGCGCCTCTGGCACCTGGTGGCTCGCGACCAGGGCGCGGCTCTCGGCCGCCAGCAGGTGCGCGAGCACCTCCTGCCCCCCACTGCCGCGGGGCACCCGGCGCGCCTCCACCTCGGCGGCGCGGGCCCA
Proteins encoded in this window:
- a CDS encoding tetratricopeptide repeat protein produces the protein MELPHLQSGGAVLWLLVATALGALVALYAALSRKGRTEDQARAYLAGFTYVLSDDPDAAIAELSRVAELSSQTLETYFALAALFRRKGDLERAIRLHTNILLSRGLSTEVRRRAQLALARDYRQAGLRDEATATLERALREDPEHPEALLLLRQVYEDARAWARAAEVEARRVPRGSGGQEVLAHLLAAESRALVASHQVPEALAVAERAVALCEASADAQLALGEARLAAGQGPQAAGRLQAAVTLEPELAPRAVRLLRSALPPDVVERFLRERSGEAGEPFALALALLARQRGQVNEAIDQLKRLVERAPRLWEARRELGALLLEYDRSEEVRADYQEILGTLGQPALAFGCSACRQKVLEHQFRCPGCGAWDTVRRGPTAAH